A region from the Paraburkholderia youngii genome encodes:
- the ilvB gene encoding biosynthetic-type acetolactate synthase large subunit encodes MSKNSKTAVQEIHEAPSAGESMSGADIILRVLSEQGVDTVFGYSGGAILPTYDAVFRFNELHAHDPARQINLVVPANEQAAGFMAAGYARASGKVGVFMVTSGPGATNAVTPIADCNGDSVPVVLICGQVPRGAIGSDAFQEAPVFNIMSACAKQVFLVTDPDKLEQTLRTAFEVARTGRPGPVVVDVPKDIQNWTGRWQGQGTLAFRGYSDRLRKVAKGAHLDHGKRAEFFDLLAQSRRPLLYVGGGIITAGATRELRQFAERYRIPVVHSLMGLGTISVKHELGLGMLGMHGAACANYAVEDCDFLIAVGARFDDRVAGGRPHAFAPRARHVAHIDIDEAEINKVKRAHWAHVGDAKNALLSLMDHDAQFEAPAAWLDHIGELKRHYGMNYERNSPLIQPQFVVEKLSEITGGRAIVTTGVGQHQMWAAQFFDFVEPRSFLSSGSMGTMGFGLPAAIGAQIGRPDALVIDIDGDGSMRMNIGDLETATTYGVPIKVLLLNNVGDGMIRQWQRLFYDGRLCVSDKSLHRKDFVMAAKADGFEFAQRVEAIAELEGKLRAFVGFPGPAFLEVMIDQNADVFPMVGPGQSYAEMITGPFIPSRNEQEAGGKHAVRQAASDMF; translated from the coding sequence ATGAGCAAAAACTCGAAAACTGCCGTGCAGGAAATTCATGAAGCACCGTCTGCCGGTGAATCGATGTCGGGTGCCGACATCATCTTGCGCGTGCTCAGCGAACAGGGCGTCGATACCGTGTTCGGCTATAGCGGCGGTGCAATCCTGCCGACCTACGACGCTGTGTTCCGTTTCAACGAACTGCATGCACACGATCCGGCACGGCAGATCAACCTCGTCGTACCGGCCAACGAACAGGCTGCGGGCTTCATGGCCGCGGGCTATGCGCGCGCGAGCGGCAAGGTCGGCGTTTTCATGGTCACGTCCGGCCCCGGCGCGACCAACGCGGTGACGCCGATCGCCGACTGCAACGGCGATTCGGTGCCGGTCGTGCTGATCTGCGGACAGGTGCCGCGCGGCGCGATCGGCAGCGATGCATTCCAGGAGGCGCCGGTGTTCAACATCATGTCGGCGTGCGCGAAGCAGGTGTTTCTCGTCACCGATCCGGACAAACTCGAACAGACACTGCGCACTGCATTCGAAGTCGCGCGCACCGGACGGCCCGGCCCCGTCGTCGTCGATGTGCCGAAAGATATCCAGAACTGGACCGGTAGGTGGCAGGGGCAGGGCACGCTCGCGTTTCGCGGCTACTCCGATCGTCTTCGCAAGGTGGCCAAAGGCGCGCATCTCGACCACGGCAAGCGCGCCGAGTTTTTCGATTTGCTCGCGCAAAGCCGGCGTCCGCTGCTGTATGTCGGCGGCGGCATCATCACAGCTGGGGCGACCCGGGAGCTGCGGCAGTTTGCCGAGCGTTACCGGATTCCCGTGGTGCATTCGTTGATGGGGCTCGGCACGATATCGGTAAAACACGAACTGGGCCTTGGCATGCTCGGCATGCACGGGGCAGCCTGTGCGAACTATGCAGTGGAGGATTGCGATTTTCTGATCGCGGTTGGGGCGCGGTTCGACGACCGGGTCGCCGGCGGCCGCCCACACGCGTTTGCGCCGCGAGCGCGCCACGTCGCACACATCGATATCGACGAGGCCGAAATCAACAAGGTGAAACGCGCGCATTGGGCTCATGTCGGCGATGCGAAGAACGCGTTGCTGTCGTTGATGGACCACGATGCACAGTTCGAGGCTCCGGCGGCGTGGCTCGACCATATTGGCGAACTGAAGCGGCATTACGGCATGAACTACGAGCGCAACAGCCCGCTGATCCAGCCGCAGTTCGTCGTCGAAAAGCTCAGCGAGATCACCGGCGGCCGGGCCATCGTGACTACCGGCGTGGGGCAGCACCAGATGTGGGCTGCGCAGTTCTTCGACTTCGTCGAGCCGCGAAGCTTTCTGAGTTCGGGCAGCATGGGGACGATGGGCTTCGGGCTGCCCGCGGCGATCGGCGCGCAGATAGGGCGCCCGGATGCCCTCGTGATCGACATCGACGGCGACGGCAGCATGCGGATGAATATCGGCGACCTCGAGACCGCGACCACGTATGGCGTTCCAATCAAGGTGCTGTTGCTCAACAACGTCGGTGACGGGATGATCCGGCAGTGGCAGCGTCTCTTTTATGACGGACGCTTATGCGTGAGCGACAAGTCACTTCATCGGAAGGACTTCGTGATGGCGGCCAAGGCCGACGGGTTCGAGTTTGCGCAGCGCGTCGAGGCGATCGCCGAATTGGAAGGCAAGCTCCGAGCTTTCGTCGGATTCCCCGGGCCGGCTTTTCTCGAAGTGATGATCGACCAGAACGCCGATGTGTTTCCGATGGTCGGGCCGGGACAAAGCTATGCGGAGATGATCACCGGGCCTTTCATCCCCTCTCGCAATGAGCAGGAAGCTGGCGGCAAGCACGCGGTGCGTCAGGCGGCGTCGGATATGTTCTAA